The Brevinematales bacterium genome includes a window with the following:
- a CDS encoding response regulator, which yields MKHVLIADDENMVLTLLTRFLERMKLCAIGCLNGTEAMERLVLKKEDIALAILDLNLPDISGIQLAVQLRQIKPNLKIIISTGDPISAMEINNAYGSQLVDKVLNKPFSLSIFEESIYGILGKPL from the coding sequence TTGAAACATGTTCTTATAGCCGATGATGAAAATATGGTTCTCACACTGTTAACCCGCTTTTTGGAACGTATGAAATTATGCGCCATAGGCTGTCTCAACGGAACCGAGGCTATGGAACGGCTGGTACTGAAAAAGGAAGATATCGCTTTAGCGATTCTCGACTTAAATCTTCCTGACATTTCAGGGATTCAATTAGCCGTACAACTCAGGCAAATCAAACCGAATTTAAAAATCATTATCTCTACCGGCGACCCTATTTCCGCTATGGAAATCAACAACGCATACGGCAGTCAACTGGTCGATAAAGTTCTGAATAAACCGTTCAGCCTCTCCATATTCGAAGAGAGCATTTATGGAATTTTAGGAAAACCGTTATGA
- a CDS encoding ATPase encodes MKKVPSGKAKALLTGSAGISMVLMIVLAVGMLTTANNRASAQEAAGQPGAAVQATTNIVAHTPPKAPLDPVAGLGFLAAGLAVGLGSIGAGIAVGMSASAALGAISEDPSIFGKSILYIGMAEGIAIYGLIIAIMILGKL; translated from the coding sequence ATGAAAAAAGTACCCAGCGGTAAAGCCAAGGCATTATTGACCGGGAGTGCGGGGATATCGATGGTTCTGATGATTGTGTTGGCGGTGGGGATGCTGACGACCGCGAATAATCGCGCCAGCGCGCAGGAAGCCGCGGGTCAGCCCGGGGCAGCGGTTCAAGCGACGACGAATATAGTCGCGCATACTCCTCCCAAAGCCCCCCTCGATCCTGTTGCCGGATTAGGATTCCTTGCGGCGGGTCTCGCTGTGGGATTGGGCTCTATCGGCGCGGGTATCGCTGTCGGTATGTCCGCATCGGCGGCATTGGGCGCTATTTCCGAGGATCCCAGCATCTTCGGTAAAAGTATTCTCTATATCGGTATGGCGGAAGGTATCGCTATATACGGTTTGATTATAGCTATTATGATACTGGGCAAATTATAG
- a CDS encoding RNA methyltransferase has protein sequence MITVILVEPEGEGNLGAVARAMMNTGVNRLILVNPKCDHLSEDSLNHSVHAREILQNASVMQSLPEAIDDSEIRIAFSRRIGQWRKRDYSLTELTEHLRPLRDKSIAVVFGNEKHGLSNEDILLCDLLCYIPSAPEFASMNLSQAVMVALYELFIAFQETDSFRRETAPREEFDEMIGTIIGTLENLDYFRTVPAWRLTKYLNKILHRASLDHYDTVIIKNLFQRVNGMIIQMRKELDNKKIDTEDPPEPNLNK, from the coding sequence ATGATAACAGTGATTCTGGTAGAGCCGGAGGGGGAGGGAAATCTCGGCGCGGTAGCGCGGGCGATGATGAATACGGGGGTGAACCGGCTCATTCTCGTCAATCCCAAATGCGACCATCTCTCCGAGGACTCCCTGAACCATTCGGTGCATGCCCGTGAAATCCTCCAAAACGCCTCAGTCATGCAATCGTTACCGGAAGCAATCGACGACTCCGAAATCCGCATCGCGTTCAGCAGGAGGATCGGACAATGGAGAAAACGCGACTATAGCCTAACCGAGCTGACCGAACACCTCCGGCCCCTGCGGGATAAATCGATCGCAGTAGTTTTCGGCAATGAGAAGCACGGGTTGTCCAACGAGGATATCCTTCTCTGCGACCTGTTATGCTATATACCCTCCGCCCCCGAGTTCGCATCGATGAATTTGTCGCAAGCCGTCATGGTGGCGTTATATGAGCTTTTTATCGCGTTTCAGGAGACAGACTCGTTCCGGCGGGAAACCGCGCCGCGCGAGGAGTTCGACGAAATGATCGGGACTATCATCGGTACGCTGGAAAACCTCGATTATTTTCGGACAGTTCCCGCATGGCGGCTCACCAAATATCTCAATAAAATCCTGCATCGCGCCTCTCTGGATCACTACGATACCGTGATCATAAAAAACCTTTTCCAGAGGGTGAACGGTATGATTATCCAGATGCGTAAAGAATTGGACAATAAAAAGATAGATACTGAAGACCCGCCCGAGCCAAATCTTAATAAATAA
- the recG gene encoding ATP-dependent DNA helicase RecG, producing the protein MYLNELSRSDLRAQKHITSRQKSLLSKLDLFTVADLLTYFPFRYEDRTQIETIRDSLTKNKPVTVIVTVTGHQSIFYNRKPHPKISVQDGESQAFLIGFHRPYLLQSLKIGVKYWLTAHFIYKFNEIQASSFDFEEYVEGEDTENFGAILPIYQLTEKLYMKELRKMVRSTLDIYLPQIEDELPEYIVKQHNIADKTFALQNIHFPSSMPDMKRAKLRLAFEEFLAIQLAVTKKRAFFHSVRKPYRYEKRGLLKRYLTELGYEPTQAQRHALEETVADMVSEYPMHRLIHGDVGSGKTTVAIGAMVFSAENGYQSALMVPTEVLAVQHYEKLTSLTDALGFRTAILTGSLTAAERNETLEMIKAGAANFIIGTHALFSPDVEFSKLSLIIVDEQHKFGVEQRIALSQKTDHPDVLVMTATPIPRTLTLTLYGDLDVSLIDELPKSRIPISTKWVPHNKYEVMLDFIAKEIERGRQAFFIYPLIEESMFLESKAAKEMFLNLQKYYKNLKIGMVHGKMKPSEKNDIMRQFHEGQLQILVSTSVIEVGIDIPNSTVIVIESAERFGLSQLHQLRGRVGRGMHQSYCFLVTASEVSEETSARMKIMTDTNDGFRIAEEDLRLRGPGEILGVRQSGLPELKIADYLRDEKLLDTARKDARIILEHDPELEKPVNLPLKKGILDFLPGDYLRSG; encoded by the coding sequence ATGTATTTGAACGAGCTATCCCGTTCCGACCTGAGAGCCCAGAAGCATATCACATCCCGTCAGAAATCCCTTCTATCCAAACTCGACCTTTTTACAGTCGCCGATCTCCTGACCTATTTCCCGTTCCGTTACGAGGACCGGACACAGATCGAGACTATCCGCGACAGCCTGACTAAGAACAAACCGGTCACCGTGATCGTAACTGTCACCGGTCACCAGAGTATTTTTTATAACCGGAAACCGCATCCCAAGATTTCCGTTCAGGACGGCGAATCGCAGGCATTTTTAATCGGATTCCATCGCCCCTACCTGCTCCAATCCCTGAAAATCGGGGTGAAGTACTGGCTGACCGCGCACTTTATCTATAAATTCAACGAGATACAGGCAAGTTCGTTCGATTTCGAGGAATATGTCGAGGGCGAGGATACCGAGAACTTCGGCGCTATCCTTCCGATATACCAGCTCACTGAAAAACTCTATATGAAGGAATTGCGGAAGATGGTGCGGAGCACCCTCGATATTTACCTTCCGCAGATCGAAGACGAATTGCCCGAATATATCGTCAAACAGCATAATATTGCCGATAAAACATTCGCTCTACAGAATATCCATTTTCCGTCGAGTATGCCCGATATGAAACGCGCGAAGCTGCGGCTGGCGTTCGAGGAATTCCTCGCGATACAGCTCGCGGTTACCAAAAAGCGCGCGTTCTTTCATTCCGTACGCAAACCCTACCGTTATGAAAAACGCGGCCTATTGAAACGTTACCTCACGGAATTGGGGTATGAACCCACCCAGGCGCAGCGCCACGCATTGGAAGAAACGGTCGCCGATATGGTATCCGAATATCCGATGCACCGGCTGATACACGGGGATGTCGGCAGCGGTAAAACAACTGTCGCTATCGGCGCGATGGTTTTCAGCGCGGAGAACGGATACCAGAGCGCGCTTATGGTGCCCACCGAAGTCCTCGCCGTCCAGCACTACGAGAAGCTGACTTCCCTCACGGATGCGCTCGGTTTCCGTACGGCAATCCTGACCGGTTCGCTTACCGCCGCCGAGAGAAACGAGACGCTTGAAATGATCAAGGCCGGAGCGGCGAATTTTATTATTGGGACCCATGCGCTGTTTTCACCGGACGTCGAATTCAGCAAACTGAGTTTGATTATTGTGGACGAACAGCATAAATTCGGCGTCGAGCAGCGCATCGCGTTGTCCCAGAAAACCGACCATCCCGACGTACTGGTAATGACCGCCACTCCGATACCGCGCACCCTGACCCTCACTCTGTACGGCGATCTGGACGTATCGCTGATAGACGAACTCCCGAAGAGCCGTATCCCTATCTCAACAAAATGGGTGCCGCATAATAAATACGAAGTGATGCTGGACTTTATCGCGAAGGAGATCGAGCGCGGAAGGCAGGCGTTCTTTATCTATCCCCTCATCGAGGAATCGATGTTCCTTGAGAGCAAGGCCGCGAAGGAGATGTTTCTCAATCTCCAGAAATATTATAAAAACCTGAAAATCGGGATGGTGCATGGAAAAATGAAACCGTCCGAAAAGAACGATATAATGCGGCAGTTCCACGAAGGGCAACTGCAAATACTGGTCTCGACCAGCGTTATCGAGGTCGGTATCGATATCCCGAACTCTACGGTTATTGTCATTGAAAGCGCGGAACGCTTCGGGCTTTCGCAATTGCATCAGCTTCGGGGACGTGTCGGGCGGGGAATGCATCAGTCCTATTGTTTCCTCGTGACCGCGAGCGAGGTGTCCGAGGAAACATCCGCGCGGATGAAGATTATGACGGATACTAACGACGGGTTCAGGATTGCGGAGGAGGATTTGCGTCTTCGAGGCCCCGGCGAGATACTCGGGGTTCGTCAATCAGGGCTGCCCGAGCTAAAGATCGCCGACTACCTTCGTGATGAAAAACTCCTCGATACCGCGCGAAAGGATGCGCGCATTATTCTGGAACACGACCCGGAGCTCGAGAAGCCTGTAAACCTCCCGTTAAAAAAGGGTATACTGGATTTCCTCCCCGGCGATTATCTCCGTTCAGGATAA